The window CGAAATACAAGATAATATTACGTAATGTGTGTAAATTTCTACTGattgatacaaaaaaaatacaataaaatttcattacacCAAAAagccataatttttctccaataatgttgaatataaatataatttaatgaatcGCTTAAATGTTTTAAGTACTTTCCATTTTACTTCTGTTGTACTGCAAAAATAAATCaccttaaaaaatatgtaaaattcaatgtaaaaggtttttaattaaatttattttctttgaagAGTTGAAACTtgattgaaacaattttttcctacAATTCCCGAGATCATTTTTGCGAAATCCTTGGAAATTTCCTAACATCGCGAGTCAAATAAACAACCCTAGGGGCGATGTTTAACGTACTTATCTGTCCGAAAAACCCCTATAAAAGtgcgaaaaacaaaatcagagaggtgaaaaaaagaaatcgtAGAAGCAATGGACCGCCTTCCGCGTGTCTATTTTAACCGGCGTGAGTAGATGAAGAGCATTTATAATTGCGCATGCCCACTAGATCCAACTCAACACTCGTTGAACTCCGAAACTTGGTGATTCTTGGCAGTATCCACTGGGGAGTCATGCACACGGTGTAGAgtaccaaaaattttcaaaaatatggtGAAAATAGTAATCATCCGCTTCATTCATCGGGATAAATTTACAGAATTAAATTCCTAAGAAATGCCATTCCgttctaattttccattttccggaGAACCGattaagaaaaatgaaaaaacgatTGATAACTCGTCTTAACAGTCTATACACCCGGAAAACCTCaactaaataatgaaattgggGAGAAAAGTGAGAAACTGTgtgaatcaataaaatatttgttacgcaaaacacaaaaataaatgacaagGGCGAGAATGGAGGAGCTCTGAAGATGAATTTATCCCGATTAATCGTCACTAGATACCAAAGTGCTTAGTATGGACCCCCATATGGCTCAGACATCATCTTTCCCCAGGAAAAAATGGTCCCGCAAGCGTGGACGACTCGAGAGGGATTTACCAGCCACCCCTCCGGATCCCACCCCATCCCCCAGGAATTCCCCAGGTGTATCAGCACCACCAGTGGCTGTTCTGAATGTCGATGATGCATTTGATCACCTGTCCAAGCTCTACAGCCTTGTTGAGCAAATAGTCGAGATGAGAAATAGAAGTTCAAAGACATTCAACAAAGTCCGTCAGCTGGAGCGTGTGAAAACCCTGAAGAAAGTTAACAGTGATTTGGAGAAGGCACTGTCAACAGGTCACCACGTACCCCTGCCCGACGAAGACGTGGGATTTGCAGAGTCTCTGTTGGGTGCCATGTTGGCTAGTAGTTTTGAGGTGCCTCGGCGAAACTCCAACATCAACAGAGCCTCGTCATCGGCGATGAGAGGAGGAAGTTTATCGGTGAGCATGGAGCAGAGAAGAGTCTCCTGTCCGATGGCGGTTGAAGTGCCAAAAAGACACTCTGCGAGACCAATTGCCAGAACTTTTTCAACTACTGCGGAGGCTACTCAGAAGAAGAGACCTTCTCTGGTCATTGGACTACCCAAAGTGTCCAAATGGACCCGGGTGAAGGCCGCTTTCAGGTGGGAAAGAGCTGCCTGCAACGCGACAGAAGTCCCCCTCGAGGCCGGGACTCCTACGAAATTACTCAATATACCGGAGGGTAATGCGGGCATCAGTGAAGTATCTGGGCCCTCGACACCCGCTGGAACTATTTCTTCGTCTTCGTCTATTGATGACGTCTTTCACAGTGAGTTACCGAACCACCTCAGACCACTATTgattattgatgaattttggaaaattaaacgGCACAAATGAATTCTTTCATTTCACACGAGTTATGCGGACATTTTTCAGACTCAAATAACGTAGGAATAATATACAAATTTGTTTCCATTTCAGACAGTCgcgtaaaattttttaatgtcaaaAATGTATCAAAATGTGGGGAAAATTCAAGCATTCGTTTTTGCGGAGTTATGTTTGAATGTATTTTCGACGGGGCCATGTGTTTTCGGGTGTTCTCATTGTGGCAAACGGTATCTGTCACGATGTGATccacacggagaaaaaaagaaattctatTGATAAATCGATATccgtaattattaatatggatTATATTCCTTCGAAGGACCACGGATTGACAGCAATCATCAGAGAACGGAAATTGATGATTCAGATCCATCAAGAAGAAGTCGATCATTAGATGGAGAAGCACTGGTTCCAACGACATTCAATTGCCAGCGAGAAAAGGTGATTTGACTATTATCATAACTCTGACtattcttttaaaataaatgaaccGCGTTCCGCCAATTATTAAAACTAAGAAATAAATCATCAAGAGCCTTACATTTCGTTACCCTGTCTCCCCCAGGATTCTCTAAACGCTGGGAAAATCGAGTGCCGGATGCCGAAAACCCCGTGGGGAAAAATGAAGGACATGATGCAGCTTCGCCGTGACAGCTTGGGAAGACAAACAAGCAGAAATTCGCGAAATGAAGACAACCATTCAACATCAAGTTTAGACTCAGCTGATTTACACAGAACAGAGGTGATTGTCAATGAAAACAAACTTTGCAAGGTTCATTGTTCCTCCTcctagacttttttttttgcgaaagaATTTCTATGACAAAACGTACCCATCACACAAATGCCGAAGGGTATGGTTTTTTCAGTAGCGATTAGAGGTCGACATCCTCAGTTAAAGACTGAATCGTCGGCAGCGACGTGTTAGCCCACTTCTGCATTTAAAAATACCTCAGTATGTATACAAGAATGAAAAGATATTCCCCGTGGCTCGTTTCAATCGTTGCACACTGCGCAGAGTGAGAAAAAGTGTGcagtattttcttttttcagtcCCTTGACTTTTCATCTCATCAATAGGACACCTGTCGCCATATTAAACACTATTTCTTTCCCTTAAAACCATAACTTTACACTTTCAAATGACTGAAAAAACTATATTGACAGCTTGGTGAAAGAAATTGTCggagacacgtaatttttaatttaattattttcttgaaGATACGTTGATTTTTTCAGAACGATGGAAGAGCGCCCCGGGTTCGAATCACGTCAGATCCATCAGGATCATCAATGAGCATTGCCAAGTCTCGAGTCCAGCTGTCTGAATTCAAGGACATTGCTTCAAGAAGACTCACACCAATGTTAACCATAACTGTCCCCTCGAGTGAAGAACTGAGAAGTATATCTTCACCCGAATCAATAACTCCACCACCTCCAAGACACTTGTCAGGGAAATCATCACCAGGAGGTGAAATCGCACGGGATAAAACGGGTCAGATTTCTCCGGGTTTGTCGGGACCTGGAGGAATCCTCAAGTATGGACTGGGTAGATCTAAAACATCGCAGACTGTTTCCAGCGACTTGAAACATCAGCAGCTGTTGACTGGAGACTCTCTGGGATCTTCACCAAAGATGCAGAGGAGAAATTCCAAATGGAATAAAGTGAAGAGGGCGTTCCTGACTAGTGCTACGTCAGTCCCCACGAGTCCTAGCAGAATTTCGTCCTATTTTTTCGATGGTGAGGCTATCATTCtccacaataattataaaattaatcaattgattatttcCTATCGGATGATTTTAGCTCCAGACGTCTGATGAAATCAGACAGTTCGTCAGACAAATTACTCGTATTCTTCTGATACtccttgaaaattgttttagACATCAATCTACGTTTACTTAAGACATCATCGTGAGTCCTTTCTAATGTTTCGATTTGTCGCTTCAGATCCTGATCAAGTTGATCTAGTAATTCAACCGCTTGGACTCCCCTTGACTTCACACATTCCCCCAAAGACTCTGGTGATTGACAATTTTTGCAATGAGCCATTGTCTTCATTATAGTATCTATTTTGCAACAGGTATCATTTACGAGATTGTCCAAGTCTTTATGAAGACTCTCGAGGGCCATTTCTGAGCTTCTGTTCGAGACTTTGATTTTTTGACTCGCTTGATCAGTTAATTTGAGAACTTTGAACTTATTTGTAAGGCCACACTTGACGTCTAAGTCTACAAGGACTCTCATCTTCTTGTCAATACTGCAGATGATCTTCCGCATGTCTTCGATATCTTGGAGGCCTGTCGCATCTAATTGTTTTCTCATATCAATCAGGAGCGAACTCTTTCGAGTTTGCAGGAATTTCATTAGCTCTGAGGCTCGCAATCTGAGTATTCTCTGAGATCTGAGGTACACATCTGCTGCATTCTCAGTCTAAAATATTTGACGAACGACTGTCGATATACTTTTtcgttaataaaattttcataccGCTAGTATTAATTGTCAACCTTGAGAATGGATGAATTATCTTCAGCGTCATACGACGGACAGGTTTCTTTAGGTAATATTTTCGGACATTTTTCAATCGCTTCCCTCATTCTATCGCAACGACTTTTGGTAGTTCGTCCAATTTTTTGTCTTTTAACACACCGTTTGGCGTCATTCGAACAGGGAGAGAGTAACGATGCGATcgtctgaaattttttaacgaaaacaTTTCGTGCAATTTTACTGGAGATTTTTTggttaaattttgcaagataCATGTCAAAATTGAAAACAGACGTTAAATTCAACCAATTGAACGTCGATTTCGTTTCGAACCATAATTGAAATGATAATTGCAGACGGTGAGGCAACGACGGGGAGTTACAGTGCTAGTGCAAGTGCTGAGGACCTGGACAACGAGGGATCCCCCAATCCTGCCGTGCAAGCGGAGATTCAAAGAAACTATCGACTTCTTCATGACAAATTAGGGGCTGAATTTTACCGAAAATTGGCTGAATGGGACAAGGTAAAATCGTCAAACGCGAAGGACTCATTGCGATTAGTTCGTGATAAAGATGTGGACAGTCTTCGGCTACTGAGTGAAGAAAAGTTGACCCCTGAGtttaagaaaaaattggaggaaTGGAAGAAAATGAGCAAGGGTGGCATATCTCCAGAGCCCCGTGCTCTCGGAAAAAGGAGATTAACAGATTGGCAGCTCTGGAGATCCCCTTCGAAGATGGAGAACAAGCCAGAGTCACCAGGAAAACTCTCCGAcgattttgtgaaaaaaatggaaggtTGGACGAGAATAAAAGCCGCGGCGCGAAAGGACCTGGATCATGATGTGAAGAGGATTGAAGCTGAAGAGGAAAAGCATGAGGAGGATGAAGTCGTGGCGGAGGAGCAGGGAGAGCAAGAGGATGCTCGTATCAATGAGTTGATGAATCGAACTAAATTTTCGGAGAGATTTAAATCGTGGAAGGGCTTGGAGGACGAGGAGTTCAAgtcacttggaaaaattattagcaATATGGAGAGAGATCAACAAACAAGGtattatattaaatttaaacaaGTATGGTATTTCGGGAAAATttcaaagatgaaaaaaaactaaactACCGAACATTGTACTCAAAAAAGAAATGCAGCGAtgaatgaaaacaatttaaatCGCTAAAATCCTTTCAGATTATCAAAGTTGCATAGAGTCGTTGGCTCAGCACCAGAGAAAACTCAAGAAATACTAATTCACACGTCAACTGGATTATATCGATTTGAAGGTATATCTCGACAATTTACGAGAAAATTGTACGAGTGGGAAAAGAGCCAGGGAATAGCACCGGAATGTTCGACATTTCGTCTACTCGATCCTTTGAGATACGGCATAAGCTCGAGACCCAGATTAATGATGCACGCAGATGTTGTTGGTGGGTATTTATATTCAACGAATGATATTATTAAATTCCATTCACTTCTGTAacatttacatatttttaaagCTGAACGTAAGCCTTCGAGGATCCTCAATCGATCAAAATCAGTGGGTAGTATTCAGGTGGATAGCTTTACCACCAGTGATGGCAAATCTCAAGCACGACCACCCTCCAGTCTCTCCTTGAATGATATCGACAGTTTAGATACCAGAAGTTGCATGGTAGGATCTGTTCCAACAATTCCAGATGAAGAAGACACGTCGGAGGATATTGCTCTTGATGATTCGGAAGTCGATCCTGAGTTAGAGCCTGAAGCGATGATTATCGACATCGAGGACGTTGTGGAGGAAACAGCAAGTCCAATGGCAAAGTATCAACCACATCAGACACCGGTCTATAGTGTTGCCGGAAGTGAAACAACCAGTATAGCAATTCCTCTTGGAACTGTCACATCAAGCCACGAACCATCACCTGCTATTCTCATTCAACCTGATGAGATTCATCCAATTACAGCACAGGCTTGCATAGTTGAGGAAGTTGATGATGATCATGTGGGAGTTATTAGAATATCTGAAGTCACGTCGAGATATGGAGAAGGTGCTGATGAAGAGAGGCATTGCTCCTTAGGTACGGTAAATTTggcgaaaaatattaaataatgtaCGATGaaattagaataaaaaaattagagatTTGAAGTCctagaatatttattattttgtttcagGAGATGACGAAGGCTGTGAGATTATCGACAGCTGGATTGGTAAATTACCTGGCAAGAGACCAATGCCGGTGAATACCTCACGCCGACAAAACGGCTCTCTCCCATCGCCTGCCGACCTTCACAAGATGGCAGTACCAACCACTGGTGAGAATCATTCTCATAAATCACCCCCATAGGCCTCCCAGCCCCAATGATAAATGACTCTTTTGTCCTAGAAAATAGCAAGGATGTGGAATCGGTAACAAGGAACCGTAATCGAACCGACGAAGATGGAGACGCTATAACAGAAGTGGTAATAACTGTTGCCAGTAATTCAAGACACACGAGAAAGTACCTGAAGACACGTCGACTAACCGATACCCAGATTGGCTACGATCATCGTCATACCTCCTCCAATGAATTTCAAGTAAATGAACCCCAATTAGCCTTAACTGGGAGAAAACAATCACCAGAACGAATTAATGATTATCCTGAAGGATCTCATCGGGAGAAGatcaaaatcaatgaaaatacatTAAACAAAATAGTTGTGCCAACGAATTCAGGAACAATTTCAATGGTGGACGAGGTATCGGTGAgattgaagttgaaaaatcaagATGATTCAGATAATAAGAAAGAAAAGAGAGATCCGTCGAGTGTTTTTGTAAAAACAAAGAGAATTGTATTTTCCCCGTTCAGACGAACATCGAAATCTTCGTCACTATCAGTTACCCCTGAAACGGAATCTGCACCAGATCCTCCGATGGCCCTAGAAACCCCGCCAGAGAGGAAGAAAATTCACGCACCTCCGTCACCGATTCCAACGCGAAAAGAATATAAAACAGCTTCTCCTAAAGAGACAGCCCCCAGTATCagaatgatgataaaaaaatataatgaaaaaatcgaatcttCGGGATCTGGTATGGGACCAGGTTCAGCTACGAGCAGCGGAAGTGGTTCACCGATCTGGCGATCTCCCGTTAGTGAACGACGAATAACGACCAGAATGGAGAAGTATCAGGAGGAAGTGAGGAAGGCCATAGCAGGGCCCAGTATATTTGGTATATCAAAAAGTTCAACCATTGATTTTGCCAAGGCCCGAAGGACAGACGAACCTCTTAATTTACTCAATAATGTGGTGAGGAGTGAGACAGCCCCACAGATACCCCAGATCGGAATCGACAAATTAAGAGAACAGGGAAAAGGTACGTCCACAACATCCGTGAGAGCCTTGATGATTCGACGAGCTAAGGAGGAGTTTCTCTCGCgcgatttaaataaaaataatataccaGATAGCGAatgtattcaaccgattgatgaaaataataaaacttgtTTCAATTCAGTTGAAACAATTGCTAGAACTGACCTAGTCAAGTCAGCAAGTGTTGGAATGATTAATATTGATTCGGAGGCCTTTGAGAGACTTCAAACAGCCGATTCACTCATATTAACCAGAAATTGTGATTCATTGCCCCGATCCGCTGATCATCTTCGTCAGCAGGTTGACAAATGTGGTATCAAAGAGTCGAGATTTCATCAGTTAGCGAGTAAATTCAGACGAGCAAAATTAAAACGATCGAAGGATAAGGAGGCGAACATGAGTACAGTAACAATGCTCTGTAGACAGAGTTTACTTGTAGATATTGCCAATggggaaggatcaaaaagtTGTCCAACAACTCCATCGCCCCACTATGATAACGAGGATGAAAAGATAGGACCTAATCTTGTGCGCAAAagcaaataatattttactgttaaaaattaacaatggattttcattgatttaacGTTTAGTACGTCATATGCTTGAACGTTTGTatctttataaaattcattgacaTGAGAATAAATGTATATTAACTCAAATATCCTGTCAATTGGTCTCTCTTATTGATCGATAGTGAtcgttattttattcatccatCTCTTTACTAAAAACCGCTCGAGTATATATAAAACgagagacaaaaatgtgggAATGAACAATTGAAGAATCGAGCATGCGTTAAATTGCGGACGAGTGCGACTTCAAGTGTTTGGTGTTGTCCGGTTAAATGGAAGTAATAAAAAGGgggaaggttttttttttgcgggtGTCTCTTGGGTTTTTCAAACGCGTGCCAGTGCCAGGGGGAATTCGGGGCCGACTATTTGGGGTATGAGAATCGGTTGAGAGggaaatggaaattatttggaaTTGAGACCAAATATTAGATGATCATAATCAGATTAAATATTGAAACTTCAACTTGCAATTTCACTTCTCTATACGAAGCCaatctaattaattttctcattaatatattttgaaattttctcaataCAAAGAATTGATGGAACTTTTCTCTCGCAAATCACGgaacgaataaattttttacgagcgaaaaaaatgttatgttgAAAATCATTTAAACCCAATTATTCTCACTGAATGAAATAGGACAGCCCGGGGCAATATATAAACGTGACCTTGGCAAAATTAGAATTTCATGAGTTACTGTAATCTGGGGCGAATTACCAAAAAGGTCCACGAATAATCCTttcataatataatttttttttccaacaatgGTCAACGATGAGCGGGCGAAGAAACCCCTCGAGGGATCCATGAGGGCGtctacgatttttatttttcaccttttttatacctgaaatAGTGGTTATAATATGGAGGTAAATGGGTTTGTCTCAAGCCTAACCGCAGGTCGCCCCTATAATCCAGTAGCATTTGCAACAGCTCACGCATACGTCAGTGATACAGAATAGACGATTAActtgaacaaaaattttggataTGGACTGTTACGCGTGTATGTTTTGAAAACCAGAGGATGATACTCCGGTGTTGGTAGCACGGAAGTACAAATAGGAAGGCCCTCTCTTCCgagtggcttttttttttttttattcagactGAAAAGGAGAGAAGGGGAGAGGCATCAATGGACTTCCCGTCAGACCACCCCGTGTGAATCCTTTCAGTTTTTCCTATACGTGACATTTACGATAGTCAGACAATATATGTTACGTAAATGCCAAAATTTATGGTGTTTTCGAGGTGTAAATCTTGtgcaattttaataattctaaTCAACCAGCTAAAAACTTGCTCCCGAGGGGAAAAATATGATGGATCACTGGTGAGGGAGAGGGATGAGAAGGAGAAGATTCACTGGTGTTAATACCAGCCTCGGAGAGTGAGAAATACATTGggttttaaaattattatagtGGCCGAATAATTGCGAGAATTCCAATTGTGGTTGGAATTGTCAAGATACCGGTGGAGAGGATTAGGTGAGATGGGAATGTGATTAACGACGATCTAATAAACTCTCTTACCGAGCTATACCGCTACCTCAGCGACGTAAATATCCAAACCGAGAGAATTATAATTCTCATGTATCTGTGTATGTGTCCCGATCGTCGGATACACATACActgaaaaaatcaagaattCTGGGCAATATGTTGAGCTTGAGAACAAAGCCCAGCCGCTGATAGGCGGCTACCGTTCCTCTTGTTCTTGTCTTGATCGAACGATtgctttatttaaaaatacattaaacTCCCTTTGGCTACATTTGgtaggggaggaaaaaaaaatatatgaagttACCCAGGACTTGGTATGAGCGTGTGCCCTTGGGCTATTGGAATATGGGAATAATGTAATCTCCATTCGGCGATCAAGCACGATAAATACAATCAGTCGTCGACAATTTGTCTCGTAAAAGTGCACCTGTAGGatatttttggagaaaaaaaaaatagttatagAGTCCAGTTCGTGATGCACAGTTTAGATTTTTATCAGTGGAGTTGAGGTATTTGGAGAATTGGTGGAGCAATACTGGTGAGCAATTTAGTGGGGTCAAGGGTGAAAGTTTAATTTAAGAAGAGAagattttatcgaatttcggtgttggatatttattatttatgttatTATACGGTAGatgcatttttcaattcaattcgaAAACGCTAagaattttgtgaaaaatccataaaatttgaTAGTAACTTTACTTCTGTCATAAATGGaacaagaaaatattaaatatccaAAGCTAATTGACTCATTCATTGCGTTTAAACGAACGCcgttaatatttaattttcataactcaaaaaatcaatgagtATCCGCTGATAATCGTGAAATTGACACTGACATATATcgtataaaatttaaaatcttcTAAAATGAATAACATACACACAGCATCACACCGGTAGTGCAACTTGAAAAGGTAATGGTGCGTTCGAGAGATAATCATGAAGACGCTATTATGGTTTTAAAGCGCCTACCCACGGTGAAGATTTACGTCGCCGAGAACGCACAGACCGTAAATTAACTCCGGTACGTAATTTCTAGTGCTAGCAGTTCATACGgggaaacaaaaaatattgtatggAGCCACCCGAAGCTGCATCCCAATTACGTATACATTCAGCCGACAGTGGAGTGAGGGGAGGGATTGTACCATgagttgaatatatttttcatctattGCCCGTGTAATTCGGTCATCGTTTCTTTTTCCACCCTTTTGTTTGATCATCAGGAGACGAGTCCTGTCATGCCCATAAAATTTATGAGCGCCTCCTGCTTCTTTCTAAAGCAGTCTACCTCCCCGGGCCCCCCCTCTTCCTCCCACCCGCCATACAAATGGCCAGTAAAACGAGCTACCGAAAGCCGGAAGTTTGCATACAATGAGGTTTGCGAAATGTGGAAAAGTACGAGAGCAtaagaattatgaaaaatttttaaacgcgagaaaaaaaaaatatatatatgtatatatatatatatagttgAGTTGTGCTTTATTTTTCAAGCAATCTCGGTGCCTTTTACCAGCTCAAACTTGTGGTTTTCTAATACACAACGAGGATGATTCTAGGGTAGTAGAGTAAGTGGAAATGTTTGGTGAGAACGGGGTGAATATCTCCATGAATTATAATTGCTACTTTGGAAGGATGGGGGGGAGTCTGTGGTGCAGCTCGTAT of the Diachasmimorpha longicaudata isolate KC_UGA_2023 chromosome 13, iyDiaLong2, whole genome shotgun sequence genome contains:
- the LOC135168303 gene encoding uncharacterized protein LOC135168303, whose translation is MYLAKFNQKISSKIARNVFVKKFQTIASLLSPCSNDAKRCVKRQKIGRTTKSRCDRMREAIEKCPKILPKETCPSYDAEDNSSILKTENAADVYLRSQRILRLRASELMKFLQTRKSSLLIDMRKQLDATGLQDIEDMRKIICSIDKKMRVLVDLDVKCGLTNKFKVLKLTDQASQKIKVSNRSSEMALESLHKDLDNLVNDTCCKIDTIMKTMAHCKNCQSPESLGECVKSRGVQAVELLDQLDQDLKRQIETLERTHDDVLSKRRLMSKTIFKEYQKNTSNLSDELSDFIRRLELKSSDRK
- the LOC135168302 gene encoding uncharacterized protein LOC135168302 — protein: MDPHMAQTSSFPRKKWSRKRGRLERDLPATPPDPTPSPRNSPGVSAPPVAVLNVDDAFDHLSKLYSLVEQIVEMRNRSSKTFNKVRQLERVKTLKKVNSDLEKALSTGHHVPLPDEDVGFAESLLGAMLASSFEVPRRNSNINRASSSAMRGGSLSVSMEQRRVSCPMAVEVPKRHSARPIARTFSTTAEATQKKRPSLVIGLPKVSKWTRVKAAFRWERAACNATEVPLEAGTPTKLLNIPEGNAGISEVSGPSTPAGTISSSSSIDDVFHRPRIDSNHQRTEIDDSDPSRRSRSLDGEALVPTTFNCQREKDSLNAGKIECRMPKTPWGKMKDMMQLRRDSLGRQTSRNSRNEDNHSTSSLDSADLHRTENDGRAPRVRITSDPSGSSMSIAKSRVQLSEFKDIASRRLTPMLTITVPSSEELRSISSPESITPPPPRHLSGKSSPGGEIARDKTGQISPGLSGPGGILKYGLGRSKTSQTVSSDLKHQQLLTGDSLGSSPKMQRRNSKWNKVKRAFLTSATSVPTSPSRISSYFFDDGEATTGSYSASASAEDLDNEGSPNPAVQAEIQRNYRLLHDKLGAEFYRKLAEWDKVKSSNAKDSLRLVRDKDVDSLRLLSEEKLTPEFKKKLEEWKKMSKGGISPEPRALGKRRLTDWQLWRSPSKMENKPESPGKLSDDFVKKMEGWTRIKAAARKDLDHDVKRIEAEEEKHEEDEVVAEEQGEQEDARINELMNRTKFSERFKSWKGLEDEEFKSLGKIISNMERDQQTRLSKLHRVVGSAPEKTQEILIHTSTGLYRFEGISRQFTRKLYEWEKSQGIAPECSTFRLLDPLRYGISSRPRLMMHADVVAERKPSRILNRSKSVGSIQVDSFTTSDGKSQARPPSSLSLNDIDSLDTRSCMVGSVPTIPDEEDTSEDIALDDSEVDPELEPEAMIIDIEDVVEETASPMAKYQPHQTPVYSVAGSETTSIAIPLGTVTSSHEPSPAILIQPDEIHPITAQACIVEEVDDDHVGVIRISEVTSRYGEGADEERHCSLGDDEGCEIIDSWIGKLPGKRPMPVNTSRRQNGSLPSPADLHKMAVPTTENSKDVESVTRNRNRTDEDGDAITEVVITVASNSRHTRKYLKTRRLTDTQIGYDHRHTSSNEFQVNEPQLALTGRKQSPERINDYPEGSHREKIKINENTLNKIVVPTNSGTISMVDEVSVRLKLKNQDDSDNKKEKRDPSSVFVKTKRIVFSPFRRTSKSSSLSVTPETESAPDPPMALETPPERKKIHAPPSPIPTRKEYKTASPKETAPSIRMMIKKYNEKIESSGSGMGPGSATSSGSGSPIWRSPVSERRITTRMEKYQEEVRKAIAGPSIFGISKSSTIDFAKARRTDEPLNLLNNVVRSETAPQIPQIGIDKLREQGKGTSTTSVRALMIRRAKEEFLSRDLNKNNIPDSECIQPIDENNKTCFNSVETIARTDLVKSASVGMINIDSEAFERLQTADSLILTRNCDSLPRSADHLRQQVDKCGIKESRFHQLASKFRRAKLKRSKDKEANMSTVTMLCRQSLLVDIANGEGSKSCPTTPSPHYDNEDEKIGPNLVRKSK